A genome region from Magnolia sinica isolate HGM2019 chromosome 8, MsV1, whole genome shotgun sequence includes the following:
- the LOC131253320 gene encoding bifunctional monothiol glutaredoxin-S16, chloroplastic, which produces MAAINISIMLSHHPNHNTSSSTTRAFFSPLKTLHIPSFSSNSTFSNFSSISCKKPNSRSFRSSIISSSFRKLSETDPVSVPTETTAQEVAAKVPSESGVYAVYDKKDDLQFIGISRNVAASVSAHLKLVPDLCFSVKVGVVSDPDRTALTNAWKSWMEEHISNTGRVPPGNESGNTTWIRRLQKKPDLRLTPGRHVQLTVPLEELIDQLVKENKVVAFIKGSRSAPQCGFSQRVVGILESHGVDFESVNVLDEDYNSGLRETLKKYSNWPTFPQVFVKGELVGGCDILSSMEEKGELAKLFQK; this is translated from the exons ATGGCAGCGATCAACATCTCAATAATGCTCTCTCATCATCCTAACCATAATACTTCTTCTTCTACTACACGCGCTTTTTTCTCCCCTCTCAAAACCCTACATATTCCTTCCTTCTCTTCCAACTCCACTTTCTCAAACTTCTCTTCCATCTCTTGTAAAAAGCCCAATTCTAGAAGTTTCCGCTCCTctattatttcttcttcttttcggaAGCTTTCGGAAACGGACCCCGTTTCTGTTCCAACAGAAACAACAGCCCAAGAAGTGGCTGCAAAGGTCCCGTCAGAATCGGGTGTCTATGCCGTCTACGACAAGAAAGATGATCTCCAATTCATTGGGATATCGAGAAATGTTGCAGCGAGCGTTTCAGCACACCTGAAATTGGTCCCAGACTTATGCTTCTCTGTCAAG GTTGGCGTGGTCAGTGATCCTGATCGGACAGCCCTAACCAATGCCTGGAAATCATGGATGGAAGAGCACATAAGCAACACTGGGAGAGTCCCACCTGGGAATGAATCAGGCAACACCACATGGATTCGAAGGCTACAGAAGAAACCAGACCTTCGTTTGACCCCTGGTCGCCATGTCCAGCTAACAGTGCCTTTGGAGGAGCTCATCGATCAGTTGGTGAAGGAGAATAAGGTGGTTGCTTTCATCAAGGGATCAAGAAGCGCTCCCCAATGCGGTTTCTCACAGAGAGTGGTGGGGATATTAGAGAGTCATGGGGTGGATTTTGAGAGCGTGAATGTGCTTGACGAGGATTACAACAGTGGGCTCCGGGAGACATTGAAGAAATATAGCAACTGGCCAACGTTTCCACAGGTGTTTGTGAAGGGGGAATTGGTGGGAGGCTGTGACATCCTTTCCTCCATGGAAGAGAAGGGTGAGCTTGCCAAACTGTTCCAGAAATAG